The Arachis ipaensis cultivar K30076 chromosome B07, Araip1.1, whole genome shotgun sequence genome includes a window with the following:
- the LOC110265083 gene encoding uncharacterized protein LOC110265083: MARDCTRGKNLNAGQGQHQGRVFALNAKDASKVDPLMRSICLIGDKTLIALYDTGASHSFISFAKVEELSLKVSELAFDLHIHTPHQTVMTRSRCRQVRFKLEGRDFMHDLICLPMIGLEMILGFDWLSKNRVLLDYFERSIQFMPEGENGTVVAAGYYLNSVMVHCSGKECQGYILLAANTLGDAQNLDQIPVVKDIPEVFPKDILEFSPQREIEFVIELVPGARPMSIASYRMASIELAELKTQLEELLNKRFIQPSVSPWGAKLY; the protein is encoded by the coding sequence ATGGCAAGGGATTGTACTCGCGGGAAGAACCTAAATGCGGGTCAAGGTCAGCACCAAGGTCGAGTCTTTGCTTTGAACGCCAAGGATGCTTCTAAGGTGGATCCGTTGATGAGAAGTATATGTCTAATTGGTGATAAAACATTAATTGCATTgtatgatactggagcttcgcaTTCATTTATTTCATTTGCTAAAGTTGAGGAGTTAAGCTTGAAAGTGTCAGAGTTAGCCTTTGATTTACATATACATACTCCGCATCAAACAGTTATGACTAGGTCAAGGTGTAGGCAAGTACgtttcaagcttgagggtagagaCTTCATGCATGATTTGATCTGTTTACCAATGATTGGGTTGGAGATGATattggggtttgattggttgtcgaagAACCGAGTTTTGTTGGATTATTTTGAACGGTCGATTcagtttatgccggaaggagaGAATGGAACGGTGGTAGCTGCGGGGTATTACTtgaactctgtaatggtgcaCTGTAGTGGGAAGGAGTGTCAGGGTTATATCCTGTTGGCTGCTAATACGTTGGGTGATGCCCAAAACTTGGATCAGATTCCAGTAGTTAAAGACATTCCAGAGGTATTCCCAAAAGATATCCTTGAGTTTTCACCTCAAAGGGAAATTGAATTTGTGATTGAATTAGTGCCGGGAGCCAGACCAATGTCGATTGCATCGTATAGAATGGCTTCGATAGAGCTAGCAGAattaaagactcagttggaagagcttctgaacaagaggttcattcaaCCGAGTGTATCTCCGTGGGGAGCGAAGCTTTattag